The sequence below is a genomic window from Sardina pilchardus chromosome 9, fSarPil1.1, whole genome shotgun sequence.
GTTTCATTTGCTTGTGAATAGTGGACTTTTTTGTAGAACTTAATAATGCAACAGTAGCACACGCAGTTTGGGGTTGAGGGCTGGTGGAGTACATCACTTAAATTGTGGTAGCGTTTGGTTAATGTTAATTATAGCGTGTTTAAGTCGAATGCGCCATTTTACACCAGCAAATGATAACTAGCCTATCCGCTAACAGTGTTAGCTGCTACCTGGAAGTCGGCTTTGCAGTATTTATGGCCAGGTAGAGTTAACGTCAACTAACGTTAACAGCCTGTCTGCCGTCGAGTGAGCTTCAGTTTCGCTTTTATTCTCGAACACTTTGGCATGGACAATTTATCAGAATTCAGTTGGCTGGTAAATTTGCGGCCCACATTCGTTTGCATTCTCTCGTAGCATGAAAATGGCGTCTTGAAAATGGCCGACTGTTGCTTTCGGTGAATGCAAACCAAATTAAAACATTTAGCAGTGGAGGTAGCTGGTGAagataaagagaaaaaatagttttttttacaTAGGATGGTCGGAGCTTTACAGTAATGCAGTATTCTAGCTAGCTGGACGGTGCATGGGAATCTACTATCTATCGAAGTCTACTGTTCTCATAAAGTGTCGTGCTAACATTACGttctttcattcatagactCCTCGTGAACCTGAGCAGCTCCGCAAGCTGTTCATAGGAGGGCTGAGTTTTGAGACGACAGACGAGAGCCTTCGTGCACATTTCGAGCAATGGGGGACCCTCACGGATTGCGTGGTGAGTAGATTTTATTGAGATGAATGTGGGAGGTATTCAGGGTGGCTGTTATGTCTGTTTTTTGTTACGGTTCTTAATATAATGTAAATGACTATATATTAGGTCATGAGGGACTCCGAGACAAAAAGGTCAAGAGGATTTGGGTTCGTGACCTACAGCAATGCAAAAGAAGTTGATGACGCCATGGCTGCCCGTCCACACAAAGTGGATGGAAGAGCAGTTGAGCCCAAGAGGGCTGTTTCCAGAGAGGTATTCACTGTTTCCAGTCAGTTTCAATATGACCAGAAACTAGTGCTGATGCACAAGATATTTCAAAAAGGGATTCGTTCAGTCAATTTTTCATGAAAGTTTGTTTTatcatttgtttttctcttgcaTTTACAGGACTCATGCAAACcaggagcacacacagcagtcaaAAAAATATTTGTCGGAGGTATCAAGGAAGACACAGAGGAGCACCATCTACAGGATTACTTCATACAGTTTGGAGAGATTGAAGCCATCAACATCATGACTGAGAAGAACAGTGACAAGAGGAGAGGGTTTGCCTTTGTCACGTTTGAGGACCACGACTCTGTCGACAGGATTGTCAGTGAGTGGATATCTTGGGTTCCAAGTATTTGTccttttaaagagaaactatgcaggattggcgatttcatcttaagtttcggtttcgtttttcattttcgctcgttttatgcttgcatatttctctgcagagcttccccgacagctttagcctgtatatttatacatatataggctatatataaatatataaattgcaagcgtggttcttgttctttatgcgtctcagccttccagatggtCTCTTTAAATTGATCTGATTACTAAACTTAGCAACAGGTATGATGAGCCCACATGTGGCAATACACCTTGATGACTAACCTTTAAAGCTTTTCATCAAACTTAAAGTAAAGAGGCCTTGGTCCGTTTGTTCTTGTGCATTTGTAAATTTCCGAAAACTGGCCTGAAGGATGGAACACTCCTGCCTTGTCTGAAATGCATTAGTTGCTGCAcatgttaaagggacacttcaccgattagcattaagctttgtatctttagaaaaccagtcatgtttttgaatggccgtgcatcattccctcagtttgccctgagatgggagaaatacggatttcaatgaaatccatgaataggacttactgctttcaatgatgtaaaatgatgatttttaaatcagtgaaagcaggaagtccaacattgaaatccgtatttctcccatctcaaggcaaactgagggaatgatgcacgatcattcaaaaacatgactggttttctaaagatacaaagcttaatgctattAATGTGATTGGAGCAGTTGAGTCAAATGCACTTCTAATACTTTTTGCTGCAATTTTTTTTACAGTCCAGAAGTACCATACAGTGAATGGCCACAACTGCGAGGTTAGGAAAGCCCTGTCACGAGAGGAGATGAACAGGATTGGAATGAGCCCAAGAGGTAAAACTGTTTTCGTTGGTAAATATGGGTGATCTTTGAATGTAAACATCCACTTGTAGTttgtgatatttatttataatttcCATTCATTCAGCTTTGGGACGTGTGGCTTGGATGGCCTGTCTTATTTTTTACTTGCGTGTCAGCCATAGAAACCAGACTTATTTGTAGTCGGTAATGTAGTCTGAACTTTGCATTACATCTGCACTAAAGTCCCCATTCCTTGTCCAGGTggccgtggaggaggaggaggaggaggaggtagtggtggtggaAACTTtggaagaggtggtggtggaggaggatatGGAGGTAAAGCTATTTAAATGGAATTTACAGTATTCATTGGTTTCattaggtccctttccacaggtgtattaatcaagcaccatgtagtctgcattgataatcaaggtgcttgattttatacacctgtggaaagggacctgttGCATTGTGTATTTAGCCATTGACAGGACAGAAGCGTATAGTAATGGCAGTTGTCAGACATATTGGTGTGTTTCTTGGTAGAACATGAGCAGAAATGTAAAACATGCggcttcagaaaataaaaggCCTTCCACATATTATTTATAAAGTGGTTAGTGGCGTAGTGGtttaggagctgggctagtatgCACTGGCTTGAAAAGTCATGGGTTCAATCcctggcttccaccgttgtgcccggtaggtaggtaggtaggtaggtagatagataaatagatacacaggtaggtagatagatatacagtatagatgGATATCCAATGGAAAATTCAAGGTCCAAGAAGCTTAGACGTCACACaacataaacaggatgataaaatagGAAAAAACCCACATGAATAATATGGACAATAAAAGATGATGTTATTAATACAATTATAATTAAGTTGCTCTGAGGACAATATAATCTTGTGTAAtaaaatttaaatcaaagtcACTGTGGCTTAAAA
It includes:
- the hnrnpa1a gene encoding heterogeneous nuclear ribonucleoprotein A1a isoform X2, translated to MSKETPREPEQLRKLFIGGLSFETTDESLRAHFEQWGTLTDCVVMRDSETKRSRGFGFVTYSNAKEVDDAMAARPHKVDGRAVEPKRAVSREDSCKPGAHTAVKKIFVGGIKEDTEEHHLQDYFIQFGEIEAINIMTEKNSDKRRGFAFVTFEDHDSVDRIVIQKYHTVNGHNCEVRKALSREEMNRIGMSPRGGRGGGGGGGGSGGGNFGRGGGGGGYGGGGYGGGRGGYGDGYNGYGGNGGGYGGGGPGGYGGGNRGYGGGSGGSGGYGNQGGGYGGGGGYNDGYNGGGGGGSGGNGNFGGGGGNFGGGGNYNDFGNYNQSSSNYGPMKGGNYGGGGGRNSGPYGGYSA
- the hnrnpa1a gene encoding heterogeneous nuclear ribonucleoprotein A1a isoform X1; this translates as MSKETPREPEQLRKLFIGGLSFETTDESLRAHFEQWGTLTDCVVMRDSETKRSRGFGFVTYSNAKEVDDAMAARPHKVDGRAVEPKRAVSREDSCKPGAHTAVKKIFVGGIKEDTEEHHLQDYFIQFGEIEAINIMTEKNSDKRRGFAFVTFEDHDSVDRIVIQKYHTVNGHNCEVRKALSREEMNRIGMSPRGGRGGGGGGGGSGGGNFGRGGGGGGYGGGGYGGGRGGYGDGYNGYGGNGGGYGGGGPGGYGGGNRGYGGGSGGSGGYGNQGGGYGGGGGYNDGYNGGGGGGSGGNGNFGGGGGNFGGGGNYNDFGNYNQSSSNYGPMKGGNYGGGGGRNSGPYGGGYGGGSGGGYGGGSGGRRY